The Takifugu rubripes chromosome 3, fTakRub1.2, whole genome shotgun sequence genome contains a region encoding:
- the LOC101064389 gene encoding oxysterol-binding protein-related protein 2-like isoform X2, which yields MPIVFNEPLSFLQRMTEYMEHTYLINRACSLSDPMQRMQTVAAFAVSAVASQWDRTGKPFNPLLGETYELIREEQGFRLISEQVSHHPPVSAFHAESLGGDFVFHGSIYPKLKFWGKSVEAEPKGTITLELLKHNEAYTWSNPYCCVHNIIMGKLWIEQRGKVEIVNYRTGDKCVLNFKPCGMFGKELHKVEGYIQDKSKKKHCIIYGKWTECLWSVDPQVYEAHKKLEKKGDKTLKNEENQGAENDDADDMPEVQETVSVIPGSTLLWRIDSRPPQSAMMYNFTNFAMSLNELDPGMEAVLAPTDSRFRPDIRAMENGNMNEASTEKERLEEKQRAARKERAKNDEEWSTRWFKLGTNTHTGSQDWLYTGGYFSRNYQNLPEIY from the exons ATGCCCATTGTCTTTAATGAGCCCCTCAGCTTCTTGCAGAGGATGACAGAATACATGGAACACACGTACCTCATCAACAGAGCTTGCTCTCTGTCCGACCCAATGCAACGCATGCAG ACAGTAGCTGCCTTTGCTGTGTCAGCAGTGGCTTCCCAGTGGGACAGAACTGGAAAGCCGTTCAACCCTCTGTTGGGAGAGACCTACGAGCTTATCAG AGAGGAACAAGGCTTCAGGCTGATATCGGAGCAGGTATCCCATCATCCCCCTGTTAGTGCCTTCCATGCAGAGAGCCTGGGCGGGGACTTTGTCTTCCATGGCTCCATCTACCCTAAACTCAAGTTCTGGGGCAAGAGCGTGGAAGCTGAGCCTAAGGGCACCATCACACTAGAACTACTCAA GCACAATGAGGCATACACGTGGAGTAACCCTTACTGCTGTGTGCACAATATTATTATGGGGAAATTATGGATAGAGCAGCGCGGAAAGGTCGAAATAGTCAACTACAG GACTGGAGACAAGTGTGTGCTAAATTTTAAGCCCTGCGGGATGTTCGGTAAAGAGCTGCACAAAGTAGAGGGCTACATCCAAGACAAGAG TAAAAAGAAGCACTGCATCATCTACGGAAAGTGGACGGAGTGCTTGTGGAGCGTGGACCCTCAGGTCTACGAGGCCCACAAGAAGTTGGAGAAAAAGGGAGACAAGACGTTGAAAAAC GAGGAGAATCAGGGGGCAGAGAACGACGACGCAGACGACATGCCTGAAGTCCAGGAGACGGTTTCTGTAATACCAGGAAGCACTTTGCTGTGGAGGATAGACTCCAGACCACCACAGTCTGCTATG ATGTACAACTTCACAAATTTTGCAATGTCCCTAAATGAGTTGGATCCTGGCATGGAGGCCGTCCTGGCTCCAACTGACTCTCGCTTCAGACCGGATATCAGAGCCATGGAGAATGGAAACATGA ATGAGGCCAGTACGGAGAAGGAGAgactggaggagaaacagagagcAGCCAGAAAGGAGAGAGCCAAGAATGATGAGGAGTGGTCCACAAG GTGGTTCAAGCTgggcaccaacacacacactggctcccAGGACTGGCTCTACACTGGTGGCTATTTCAGTAGGAACTACCAAAACCTGCCAGAAATCTACTGA
- the LOC101064389 gene encoding oxysterol-binding protein-related protein 2-like isoform X1: protein MSNEDEFFDAVTGLDSDESCEGGSESSFKDALADGGSQKNNGSVPQKNGMKKHRESLPAPMFSRNSVSIWSILKKCIGLELSKITMPIVFNEPLSFLQRMTEYMEHTYLINRACSLSDPMQRMQTVAAFAVSAVASQWDRTGKPFNPLLGETYELIREEQGFRLISEQVSHHPPVSAFHAESLGGDFVFHGSIYPKLKFWGKSVEAEPKGTITLELLKHNEAYTWSNPYCCVHNIIMGKLWIEQRGKVEIVNYRTGDKCVLNFKPCGMFGKELHKVEGYIQDKSKKKHCIIYGKWTECLWSVDPQVYEAHKKLEKKGDKTLKNEENQGAENDDADDMPEVQETVSVIPGSTLLWRIDSRPPQSAMMYNFTNFAMSLNELDPGMEAVLAPTDSRFRPDIRAMENGNMNEASTEKERLEEKQRAARKERAKNDEEWSTRWFKLGTNTHTGSQDWLYTGGYFSRNYQNLPEIY from the exons ATGAGCAATGAAGATGAGTTCTTCGACGCCGTCACAG GCTTGGATTCAGATGAGTCTTGTGAAGGGGGGTCAGAGTCCAGTTTCAAAGACGCCCTGGCTGACGGTGGCAGTCAGAAGAACAACGGATCAGTGCCACAGAAGAACGGCATGAAGAAACACAG GGAATCATTACCCGCTCCCATGTTTTCTCGGAATAGTGTCAGTATCTGGAGCATCCTAAAAAAATGCATCGGATTG GAACTGTCAAAGATCACGATGCCCATTGTCTTTAATGAGCCCCTCAGCTTCTTGCAGAGGATGACAGAATACATGGAACACACGTACCTCATCAACAGAGCTTGCTCTCTGTCCGACCCAATGCAACGCATGCAG ACAGTAGCTGCCTTTGCTGTGTCAGCAGTGGCTTCCCAGTGGGACAGAACTGGAAAGCCGTTCAACCCTCTGTTGGGAGAGACCTACGAGCTTATCAG AGAGGAACAAGGCTTCAGGCTGATATCGGAGCAGGTATCCCATCATCCCCCTGTTAGTGCCTTCCATGCAGAGAGCCTGGGCGGGGACTTTGTCTTCCATGGCTCCATCTACCCTAAACTCAAGTTCTGGGGCAAGAGCGTGGAAGCTGAGCCTAAGGGCACCATCACACTAGAACTACTCAA GCACAATGAGGCATACACGTGGAGTAACCCTTACTGCTGTGTGCACAATATTATTATGGGGAAATTATGGATAGAGCAGCGCGGAAAGGTCGAAATAGTCAACTACAG GACTGGAGACAAGTGTGTGCTAAATTTTAAGCCCTGCGGGATGTTCGGTAAAGAGCTGCACAAAGTAGAGGGCTACATCCAAGACAAGAG TAAAAAGAAGCACTGCATCATCTACGGAAAGTGGACGGAGTGCTTGTGGAGCGTGGACCCTCAGGTCTACGAGGCCCACAAGAAGTTGGAGAAAAAGGGAGACAAGACGTTGAAAAAC GAGGAGAATCAGGGGGCAGAGAACGACGACGCAGACGACATGCCTGAAGTCCAGGAGACGGTTTCTGTAATACCAGGAAGCACTTTGCTGTGGAGGATAGACTCCAGACCACCACAGTCTGCTATG ATGTACAACTTCACAAATTTTGCAATGTCCCTAAATGAGTTGGATCCTGGCATGGAGGCCGTCCTGGCTCCAACTGACTCTCGCTTCAGACCGGATATCAGAGCCATGGAGAATGGAAACATGA ATGAGGCCAGTACGGAGAAGGAGAgactggaggagaaacagagagcAGCCAGAAAGGAGAGAGCCAAGAATGATGAGGAGTGGTCCACAAG GTGGTTCAAGCTgggcaccaacacacacactggctcccAGGACTGGCTCTACACTGGTGGCTATTTCAGTAGGAACTACCAAAACCTGCCAGAAATCTACTGA